A stretch of Vulpes lagopus strain Blue_001 chromosome 20, ASM1834538v1, whole genome shotgun sequence DNA encodes these proteins:
- the LOC121479579 gene encoding 60S ribosomal protein L38-like, whose product MPCNIEGIKDFLLMAWRKDAKSIKIKKNKDNVKFKLRCSRYLYTWVITDKEKAEKLKHSLPPGLAVKELK is encoded by the exons ATGCCTTGCAACATCGAGGGAATCAAGGACTTTTTGCTCATGGCCTGGCGAAAGGATGCCAAATCCATTAAGATCAAAAAGAATAAGGATAATGTGAAGTTTAAA ctcaga tgCAGCAGATACCTTTATACCTGGGTCATCACagacaaagagaaggcagagaaactcAAGCACTCCCTGCCTCCAGGGTTGGCAGTGAAGGAGCTGAAATGA